In a single window of the Thermococcus stetteri genome:
- a CDS encoding glutaredoxin family protein codes for MYGMKTCPHCRRMHEWIPKEFGENSLTYYEILDNRTNQELFNQLAQLIGITGVPAIAITYNGTIQAVFEGEFNVSATPEIIATALKKNSCILIVHGRGYLLSRDDPKSEVFLNALQTIFVEHKSVDVQSVLAKLKSNSTE; via the coding sequence ATGTACGGGATGAAAACCTGCCCGCACTGCAGGCGCATGCATGAGTGGATACCAAAGGAATTTGGGGAGAACTCCCTTACGTACTATGAGATTCTGGACAACAGGACTAACCAGGAGCTGTTCAACCAGCTTGCTCAGTTGATTGGCATAACCGGCGTTCCGGCTATAGCGATAACCTACAATGGCACTATACAGGCAGTGTTTGAGGGCGAGTTCAACGTATCGGCAACCCCCGAGATAATTGCAACAGCCCTGAAGAAAAACAGCTGTATCCTCATTGTTCATGGTAGAGGATATCTCCTGTCGCGTGATGATCCTAAGTCAGAAGTCTTCCTCAATGCGCTTCAGACGATTTTCGTGGAGCACAAAAGCGTTGATGTCCAGAGCGTTCTTGCAAAGCTGAAATCGAACTCCACTGAGTGA
- a CDS encoding cytochrome c biogenesis CcdA family protein, translated as MRGEIKLLLIILLLSFGISALALYLLGIPGFIPQFYALSMSDSINPCTFVIYTMLLIALSVRKVEKKQLYIVGSAFILAVYISYYLLGVGLRYLGQYIPLWFAGFLAIAFGAYTIVTGIMEKSRIADKKGIRKKMFSTEATFLSSFFLGVVVSTTLLPCSAGSYLVYATIISHGSRALAFLLLVLYNVIFVLPLVLILLTMGSISESKRFSQAIVRHSRELSVVAGILLIGIGVWVLVGGSV; from the coding sequence ATGCGAGGGGAAATCAAGCTACTGTTGATAATCCTGCTACTGTCCTTTGGAATCAGCGCACTTGCTCTATACCTGCTGGGAATCCCCGGGTTCATCCCCCAGTTCTATGCCCTCTCAATGAGCGACTCTATAAACCCATGCACCTTCGTTATATACACGATGCTCCTGATAGCGCTGTCAGTTAGAAAGGTTGAGAAGAAGCAGCTTTACATAGTCGGTTCCGCGTTCATCCTGGCCGTCTACATTTCATACTACCTTCTCGGAGTCGGCCTCCGGTACCTCGGGCAATACATTCCCCTCTGGTTCGCGGGCTTCCTGGCAATAGCGTTTGGAGCCTACACCATTGTTACCGGCATCATGGAGAAGTCGAGGATAGCTGACAAGAAGGGCATTAGAAAGAAGATGTTCAGTACCGAGGCGACTTTTCTAAGCTCCTTCTTCCTCGGTGTCGTAGTCTCGACTACTTTACTTCCATGCTCGGCGGGAAGCTACCTTGTCTATGCAACGATTATATCCCACGGTAGCAGGGCGCTCGCATTCCTTCTTCTGGTCCTTTACAACGTAATTTTCGTCCTGCCTTTGGTGCTCATCCTGCTCACTATGGGAAGCATCTCCGAGAGCAAACGCTTTTCCCAGGCCATTGTCAGGCACAGCAGGGAGCTTTCGGTCGTCGCTGGAATACTTTTGATAGGGATTGGAGTGTGGGTACTCGTGGGAGGCTCAGT